The DNA segment TCCCGCGTCGGCTCGGAGACGGCCGCCGGGCCGAAGTTCAGCAGGGTCAGTGAGGCCCAAGTGGTGTGAGCGGAAGGAGAGTTCAGTACTGCCAGGCGGGACACCAGCCCGCCGTACGAGTGCCCCACCAGATGCACCGGACCGCCCAGCACCCCCGCCAACGCGACCACGTCCGCCGCCAGTCCCTCGGGCGCGTACGACGGGTTCTCCGACGCCGGGCCCGTCTCGTACTGCCCCCGCTGGTCGATGGCGACGACCCGGTAGCCCGCCTCGGCCAGGCCGGGCAGCAGCGGCAGGAAGTCCTCCTTGCTGCCGTTGAAGCCCGGCACCAGCAGGGCCGTACCGCGCGGGGCCGGGGGCGCGGCCGTGAACGCGGCGAAGGTCCCCCTGCCGGTGTCCAGGCGCACGCTCCGGACGCTGTCGGGGCGGGCGATCGAGAGGATCTGGCTCATAGGGGTGATGGTACGTAAGGCCCCGACGCGGGGCCGGACCGGACCGGACCCCCTCTTGACGTGGCGTCCGGCGCGGGCCGACACTCCAAGTCGGGGAAGTCCAGCGAACAGGTGGGGACGCATGACGCGCCTGGAGACGGTGACCGGCCGCAGCGGCCGCACGCCGTCGCGCGCCCCCCTCCTCAAGGCCCCGCTCCTCACCTCCCGCCTGCACATCGACCTCCTGCGCGTGTGCAGCGCCATCGGACCGCGCCTCTGACCTGGGCCTCAGCCCGCCACGAGCGCTTTTCCCGGTAACTCCTCGCCCACTCAGCCGCCGCTGTTCCCGCAGGCGCGCCCGCGCGCGCCCTCGCCCCTGGGGAGACGTACGTATGCCCATCACCGCGCCGACCGCCCTTCCGACCGTCCGGCACAGCTCCGCCTTCCGGGGACGGCTCGGGCAGGACGCCCGCAGCGGCCACTACGCCGTGCCGCACCGCTACCGGCTGCACCTCTCCACCGCCGACCCCGACGGACTGCGCCTCGCCATCGGCCACAGCCTGCTCGGTCTCGACGCGAGCTGTCCGGTCACCCTGCTCCCCGCCGTCCCCGACGCCCCGGACGGCAGCCACACCGCGCTCCGCCCGCTCTACGAGGCCAGCGCGCACCGCTACTCAGGACCCGCGCCCGCCCCCGTGCTCAGCGACGCCTGGTCCGGACGCATCGTCAGCACCCACGCGCCGGACATCCTGCGCGACCTCGACCTCTTCCCGCGCGCCGGCGGCGACCCGCTGCGGCCCTGCGGCTGGGAGTCCACCGTCGACGCCGTGGAACGGCTCTGCGCCGAGGGCATCGAACAGGCCGCGCAGCGCGCGGGCCGCGCCGACGAGGACCCGGCCGGGCGGGCCGCCGCGCTGGAGGTGCTCCTCGACACCCTGTCCCGGCTGGAGCGCCGGCTGGCCGAGGATGAGTACCTGGCCGGGGGCCGGCTCACCGCCGCCGACATCGACCTCTGGGTCTCCCTGGTCCAGCTCGACACCGTGCACCGCTGCCACCTCGACGCCTCCGCCGTGCATCGGATCACCGGCTTCACCGCCCTGTGGTCCTACGCCCGCCGCCTCGCCGCCCACCCCGCCTTCGGCACCCACCTCGACCTCGACGGCATCGCCCGCCGCCACCACGGCCACTGCCAGGGCCTCGAAGCCGCGGGCGCCGCCGTCCAGATCCTCGACTGGGCGGCCCACGCCGCGAAGCAGGGTTAACCCACCGCGTCCACCAGAACGGCCAGCGCGGCCGCCAGTTGCTCCAGGCCCGGGCCGGGCGGGCCGCCGGGCTCGGTCATGTACGTGTCCCGGCGGATCTCCACCATCAGCGCGCTCACCCGCCGCTCCCGGCCGTAGTGCGCGAGGGGTACGTAGGTCCCGCTGAACGGGCTGTCCAGGCCCGTCTTCCCGTACGGCGAGAACGCCGACCGGGCGGCCGCCGTCAGGCCCGGTGGGGTGTGGAAGGCGTCGGTGCCCAGGCACACCGCCGGGCGCGGGCCCTCGCCGTGCAGCTCGTACGGGAGCGGGCGGGACGGGTAGGAGTGGACGTCGATCACCACGGCCCGTCCGGTCGCGGCCAGCCGCTCCGACACCGCCTCGGTGAGCGCGCGGGCGTACGGCTCGAAGTACTTCTCGATCAGCGGGACTTGGTCGGTGTCCTCGGCCCGCAGCGGCTCCCGGTGCGTGGTCCGGGTGTACACGGCGCCCATGCCCACCGCGCGCATCTCCTCCCGCTCGTCCGGGAACCGCTCGGGGTCCACCACCAGCCGGGACAGCCGGTTCACGAACCGCCAGGGGCGCATTCCCGCCAACTCGGATGCACGAAGGGCAAGTTCGGCCGTATGCGCGTCCGTGATGTGGTCCAGCTCCCGCTCCAGCGCGGTGTCGTCGAGCAGCAGTCCCGCCCGCACCTCCTCCGGGACCGTCCGCGCGGAATGCGGTACGTGCAGCAGGACCGGCGACGCGGGGTCACCCGGCAGCAGCTCGAACGAGGGCTCGGACACATCGGCTCCCTGGGATCAGCGCAGCAACTCGGCCACCAGTCTGCCAACCTGCTCCGTCTCGATCAGGAACCCGTCGTGCCCGTAGGGCGATTCGACCACCCGCACCCCGTCCGCAGACGGGATCAGCGCGGCCAACTCCCGCTGCTGGGACAGCGGATAGAGCCGGTCGGAGTCCACCCCGGCCACCAGCGCCGGCGCCCGCACCCCGGCCAGCGCCGAGCGGGCACCGCCCCTCCCGCGCCCCACGTCGTGCGCGTTCATCGCCTCGGTCAGCACCACGTAACTCCCCGCGTCGAAGCGGCGGACGAGCTTCTCGGCATGATGGTCCAGGTACGAGCCCACCTGGTACCGGCCCCCGTGCCACGGGTCCTCCCCGCCCTGCGGAGCCCGGCCGAACCGGGTCTGCAACTCCGCCTCGGCGCGGTAGGTCACATGGGCCAGACGGCGGGCCAGACCCAGTCCGTCCACCGGGCCGCGCCCGGTGGAGTGGTAGTCGCCTCCCCGCCAGTGCGGGTCGGCGCGGATTGCTCCCAACTGGATGCCCGCCCAGGCGATCTGCTCGGCGCTCGCCGAGGCTGTCGTGGCCAGCAGCAGGAGCGCGCCGACCCGCTCCGGGTACGACACCGCCCACTCCATCGCCCGCATCCCGCCCATCGAGCCGCCGGCGACCAGCGCCCACCGTTCGATGCCGAGCGCGTCCGCGAGCCCCGCCTCCGCCGCCACTTGGTCCCGCTGGGTCAGGAACGGGAACGCCCCGCCCCAGGCCCGGTCGGTGCCCGGCCGGGGAGAGGCCGGGCCGGTGCTGCCCTGACAGCCGCCGAGCACGTTCGGTGCGACGACGAACCAGCGGTCGGTGTCCAGCGCCCGGCCCGGACCGACCAGCGCGTCCCACCAGCCGGGCGTGGGATGCCCCGGACCGGCCGGACCGGAGACATGGCTGTCGCCGGTCAGCGCGTGCAGCACCAGCACCGCGTTGGACCGGTCCGGCGCGAGCCGCCCCCAGGTCTCGAACGCCAGCCGTAAGCCCGGCAGTTCACCGCCCGCCTCCAGCCGCAGCGGCGTACCGGAGCTGTGCCACCGGCGTCGCCCGGCGGGGTCCCCGTCCCGCCAGGCGCCGGTGACCGGCGGGCGCGGCGGGGCGGGGCGGGCGCGCGGAACGGTGCTCAGGAGGCGCCCTTGGCCGCGCGGAACCCGGCCTCAAGGTCCGCCTTCAGGTCGTCCAGGTTCTCGATGCCCACCGACAGCCTGACCAGCCCCGGCGCGGTACCAGTCGCCGTCAGCTGCTCCTCGTCCAGCTGGCTGTGGGTCGTGGACGCGGGGTGGATGATCAGGCTGCGTACGTCACCGATGTTGGCGAGGTGGCTGAACAGCTCCACCGCGTCCACGAACCGCTTGCCCGCCTCCACCCCGTCCCGCAGCTCGAAGGAGACGATCGCGCCGGAGCCGCGCGGGAGGTACTTCCGCCCCGCCTCGTACCACTTGCTGGACGCGAGCCCCGGATAGTGGACGGCGGCCACCTCGTCCCGGCCCTGAAGCCACTCGGCCAGGGCCAGCGCGTTGGCGGAGTGCCGTTCCAGGCGCAGGCTCAGCGTCTCCACGCCCTGGAGCAGCAGGAACGCCGAATGCGGGGAGAGCGCCGGGCCCAGGTCGCGCAGCAGTTGCACCCGCAGCTTGACCGCGTAGGCGCCCGGACCGAGCGCCGGCCAGTACCGCAGACCGTGGTAGCTGGGGTCGGGCTCGGAGAAGTCCGGGAACCGCTCGGGGTGGGCGCCGAAGTCGAAGGTGCCGCCGTCCACCACCACACCGGCGATGGCGGTGCCGTGCCCGCCGAGGAACTTGGTCGCGGAGTGCACCACGATGTCCGCGCCGTGCTCGATGGGCCGCAGCAGATACGGGGTCGGCACCGTGTTGTCCACGATCAGCGGCACGCCCGCGTCGTGCGCCACGTCCGCGACCGCCCGTACGTCGAGCACGTTGCCGCGCGGATTGCCCAGCGTCTCCGCGAAGAGCGCCTTGGTGTTCGGCCGGATCGCCGCCCGCCACGCCTGCGCGTCGTCCGGGTCGTCCACGAACGACACCTCGATGCCCAGCCGCGGCAGGGTGTGCCGGAACAGGTTGTACGTGCCGCCGTACAGGGAGGCACTGGAGACGATGTGGTCGCCCGCGCCAGCCAGGGTCAGCAGGGCGAGCGTCTCGGCGGCCTGTCCCGAGGCCAGCGCCACGGCGGCGACCCCGCCCTCCAGGGCGGCGATCCGCTGCTCGAAAACGTCCTGCGTCGGGTTGTGTATACGGGTGTAGATGTTGCCGGGCTCGGCGAGCGAGAACAGGTCGGCGGCGTGCTGGGTGTCCTGGAAGACGAAGGACGTGGTCTGGTAGATCGGCGTGGCCCGCGCCCCGGTCGTGGGGTCGGGTGCCGCGCCGGCGTGGATCTGCCGGGTCTCGAAGGACCAGGCCGAGGTGTCGGGTCCGGCGGGCGGCTCGTCCGGGGTGTGTCCTGCGGTGACCGAGTCGATGGGCTGGCTGCTCATGGTGCTCCTCGTGCGGTGCGGGCGCGGTCCGGGCACGAGACAAGCACGGCGGGACAGCCCCGGACAGCCCGGCACGAACCCCGCCATGAGGACTTCATGTACGCCACATCCCCGCAACACCGCCGCAGCACAGCGCGGTGACGACCGTGCCCCGGCCGGAGGAGTCCGGCCGGGGCACGCGCGTACGGCTAGCGCACGGGTCAGCTCAGCGAGCCGAGCGCCGCGTTCCAGGTGGCCGACGGGCGCATGACCGCGTCCGCCTTGGCCTTCTCCGGCTGGTAGTAGCCGCCGATGTCGGCCGGGGAGCCCTGCACCGCGAGCAGCTCGTCCACGATCTTCTGCTCGTCGGCCGCGAGGGCCTCGGCGAACGGGGCGAACGCCTTCGCCAGGTCGGCGTCGTCGGTCTGCTGGGCCAGCTCCTGCGCCCAGTACAGGGAGAGGAAGAAGTGGCTGCCGCGGTTGTCGATGCCGCCGACGCGACGGGTCGGGGACTTGTCCTCGTTGAGGAAGGTCGCCGTGGCGCGGTCCAGGGTGTCGGCGAGGACCTTGGCGCGGGTGTTGCCGGTGGCCTCGGCGTACTGCTCGAAGGCGGGGACCAGGGCGAAGAACTCGCCGAGGGAGTCCCAGCGCAGGTAGTTCTCCTTGACGAGCTGCTGGACGTGCTTGGGGGCCGAGCCGCCCGCGCCCGTCTCGAACAGGCCGCCGCCCGCCATCAGCGGGACGACCGACAGCATCTTGGCGCTGGTGCCCAGCTCCAGGATCGGGAAGAGGTCGGTCAGGTAGTCACGCAGCACGTTGCCGGTCACCGAGATGGTGTTCTCGCCGCGGCGGATGCGCTCCACCGACAGCTTGGCGGCCTCGACCGGCGGCAGGACGCGGATGTCCAGGCCCTCGGTGTCGTGCTCGGTGAGGTACTGGTTGACCTTGGCGATCAGGTTGGCGTCGTGCGCGCGGGTCTCGTCCAGCCAGAAGATCGCCGGGTCGCCGGTGGCGCGGGCGCGGGTGACGGCCAGCTTGACCCAGTCGCGGATCGGGTCGTCCTTGGTCTGGCAGGCGCGGAAGATGTCACCCTCGGCGACCGGCTGCTCGATGAGCACGTTGCCGTCGGCGTCGGTCACGCGGACCGTGCCCGCGGTGGCGACCTCGAAGGTCTTGTCGTGCGAGCCGTACTCCTCGGCCTTCTGCGCCATCAGGCCGACGTTGGGGACCGTGCCCATGGTGGACGGGTCGTAGGCGCCGTTGGCGCGGCAGTCCTCGATGACGGCCTGGTAGACACCGGCGTAGGAGGAGTCCGGGATCACCGCGAGGGTGTCGTGCTCCTCGCCGTCCGGGCCCCACATGTGGCCGGAGGTGCGGATCATCGCGGGCATGGAGGCGTCCACGATGACGTCCGAGGGGACGTGCAGGTTGGTGATGCCCTTGTCAGAGTCGACCATGGCGAGCGCGGGCCCCTCGGCCAGCTCGGCGTCGAAGGACGCCTTGATCTCGGCGCCCTCCGGCAGGCCCTCCAGGCCCTTGTAGATGCCGCCGAGGCCGTCGTTGGGGGACAGGCCGGCCGACTTAAGGGTCTGGCCGTACTTGGCGAAGGTCTTCGGGAAGAAGGCGCGCACCACGTGGCCGAAGACGATCGGGTCGGAGACCTTCATCATCGTGGCCTTGAGGTGCACGGAGAACAGGACGCCCTCCTCCTTCGCGCGGGCGACCTGCGCGGCGAGGAACTGCTCCAGCTCGGCGACGTGCATGACGGAGGCGTCGACGACCTCGTCCTTGCGGACCGGTACCGACTCGCGCAGCACGGTGGTGGTGCCGTCCTCGGCGACCAGCTCGATACGGAGCGTGCCGTCCTCGGCGATGACCGTGGACTTCTCGGTGGAGCGGAAGTCGTTCTCACCCATGGTGGCCACGTTGGTCTTGGACTCGGGGGTCCAGGCGCCCATGCGGTGCGGGTGGTTCTTGGCGTAGTTCTTCACCGAGGCGGGGGCGCGGCGGTCGGAGTTGCCCTCACGCAGGACCGGGTTCACGGCGGAACCCTTGATCTTGTCGTAGCGTGCGCGGACCTCGCGCTCCTCGTCGGTCTTCGGGTCCTCGGGGTAGTCCGGCAGCGCGTAGCCCTTGGCCTGCAGCTCGGCGACAGCGGCCTTGAGCTGCGGGATCGAGGCCGAGATGTTCGGCAGCTTGACGATGTTCGCGGCCGGCGTCTTGGCCAGGTCGCCCAGCTCGGCGAGCGCGTCCGGGATGCGCTGGTCCTCGTTCAGGTACTCCGGGAAGACGGCGATGATGCGCCCGGCCAGCGAGATGTCGCGGGTCTCCACGGGGACCCCGGCCTGCGCGGCGTACGCCTGGATCACCGGCAGGAACGAATGGGTCGCCAGGGCCGGCGCTTCGTCCGTGTAGGTGTAGATGATGGTCGAGTCAGTCACCGGGTGCTCCGCTCCACGTCTGCAACATTGCTCGACATCAAGATATCTCGTGACCGGGTCCGGTTCGACAGGGGTCCGGTGCCGGCCGCTCAGCGCGCGCCGCCGGTCATCTCCCGCTCGATCCAGCGACAGATCACCTCCACCACGTAGACATGCTCGGCGCGGGTCAGGTCCCGGCCCCTGGGGATGCCGTGGTCGCGCAGCAGACAGGTGCGGCAGCACGTGCCGGTGGCGTGCTGGGCGACGAAGACGGGGTGGCCCCGGTACGGGGTCTGCTTGCCGTCCTTGTACGGCTGCGCGGGGGCGAGCCGCCCGGCGATCAGGTCGTAGGCGTGCCAGCGGATGGTGGCCGGGCCCTTCAGCCCGGCGGTGACCCGGTCGCGTCCGCGCAGGTGGAACCTGGCCCGGAACGGCTGCCGGGTGATCGAGTCGAGCCGCGCGTCCAGCGCCGCGGGGGAGGGCGGGGTGAAGGGCTCGGGCTCGGATCTCGGCTCGGGATCACGGTGAGAAGTCATACTATTTCGAGCTTAGCCCGGTGGCGTGAGCCCCGTCCGGGCGTGCCACGATGAGCCGGTGAGTGACGAACCCAGGAACCTGCTCGTGGACCGGACGCCCCTGCCCGACGGGATCGAGGAGCGGCTGCGGGCCCAGCTCACCTTCCTGGTGGAGGTGGACCGGCTCAAGACCGTGCTCCGTCAGTCGCCGCTCGCCGCGGCGGACCGCCGGGAGAACGACGCCGAGCACTCCTGGCACCTGGCCATGATGGTCGCGCTCCTCGCCGAGCACTCCGACGAGCCCATCGACGTCGGCCGCACCGTCGAGCTGGTGCTGGTGCACGATCTGGTGGAGATCTACGCCGGGGACACCCCGCTGTACGACAGCGCGGGCGGCGCCGGGCAGCTGGAGCGGGAGGCGGTCGCGGCCGACGACCTCTTCGGGCTGCTCCCGGACGACCAGGCCCGGCGGATGCGGGCGCTGTGGGACGAGTTCGAGGAACGCGCCACCCCCGAGGCCCGGTTCGCCAAGGCCATGGACCGGCTCCAGCCGCTGCTGCTCAACTGGATGGCCCGTGGCGGCACATGGCGCACCCCCGGCGTCACCGCCGACGACGTACGGGCCCGCAAGGCGGTGATCGGGGACGCCTCCGCCTCCCTGTGGACGGCTGGCCGGCACCTCATCGACGAGGGGGAGCGGCGGGGCTGGTCGCGGAGCGCGCCGGATCAGGACTGAAGAAGGTGGCGGCGCCCCCGGCCGGGAGCGCCGCCACCGTGCTCACTGCTCCGACGGTGCCGTCATGTCGTCGGCCGTGCGCTGGTGCGGTATCAGCACCGAGCCCTGCTGGAGCGCGACCGTGCGGGTCGGGGCCGGGATGCGGATGCCCTCCTCGCGGTAGCGGCGGTGCAGGCGCTTGATGAACTCGTGCTTGATCCGGAACTGGTCGCTGAACTCGCCCACGCCCAGGATGATCGTGAACCCGATCCGGGAGTCCCCGAAGGTGTGGAAGCGGATCGCCGCCTCGTGCTCCGGGACGGCACCGGTGATCTCGGTCATCACCTCGTCGACGACTTCCGCCGTCACCCGCTCCACGTGCTCCAGGTCCGAGTCGTAGCTCACCCCCGCCTGCACCAGCACCGTCAACTCCTGTTCGGGGCGGGTGAAGTTGGTCATGTTGGTCTTGGCGAGCTGGCCGTTGGGGATGACCACCAGGTTGTTGGAGAGCTGACGCACGGTCGTCTGACGCCAGTTGATGTCGACGACGTACCCCTCTTCGCCGCTGCTCAGCCGGATGTAGTCGCCGGGCTGCACGGTCTTGGAGGCGAGGATGTGGATGCCGGCGAAGAGGTTGGCCAGGGTGTCCTGGAGCGCCAGCGCGACCGCGAGACCGCCGACGCCCAGGGCGGTGAGCAGCGGGGCGATCGAGATGCCGAGGGTCTGGAGCACCACCAGGAAGCCGATGGCCAGCACCAGGACCCGGGTGATGTTGACGAAGATGGTCGCCGAGCCCGCCACGCCCGAGCGGGACTGGGTGACGCTCTGCACCAGGCCCGCGATCACCCGCGCCGCCGACAGCGTCACCACGAGGATCAGCCAGACCTGGAGGGACTGGCTGACGTGGTGCCGCACGGTACGGGTCATCGGCAGCAGGGCCGCGCCCGCCGCGATGCCGCCCGCTATCGCGGCCCACGGCACGACGGAGCGCAGCGCGTCCACGATGACGTCGTCGCCGCTCCACCGGGTCCGCTTGGCGTGCTTGGCCAGCCAGCGCAGCACCGTCCGCGACAGGAAGGCCAGCACCAGCCCGGCGGCCAGCGCGATACCGGCGAGGACCAGGTCGTCCAGGGTCGGGGTGCGGTTCACCGGGCGCCTCCCGCGGCCGGAACGACGGTGTGGAGCCTGCTGTGAAGTCGCGTCACGTTGTCACCTGTTCGCTGTCCGGGGGTGCGCGCGTGCCCGCCGTACGAAGGTGCGGCGAAGGGCACGTGCCGTCATCCTGCCGCATCCGCGCGGCTCCGAAATGCCGCGCGGACACTCGGTGTGGTACTTCGCTTTTTCTGACATGTCGTCATTTACACTTTCGCTCGTCACTCAGCGTGAGGATAAATATGAGAAGCGTGACTCAAGCGCTGCGCGGTCCGCGGCGTCCCTTCGTGCTCGGTGCCGCGCTGACGATTGCGCTCGTCGTGCAGTCGGCCGTCATCGTCGAACAGCACCTCCAGATCCAGGGCTTGCAGACGCAGTCCGTCGACTTCCAGGAGGGCCTGGAGCCGGGGCCGCCCGGTCCTTCCGGCCCGCCCGGTCCCACCGGCCCCGCCGGCCCCATCGGGCCGGCCGGGAAGGACGGGACGGACGGCGCGGACGGTGCGGCCGGCCCGCCCGGCAAGGACGGCAAGGACGGGAAGGACGGCAAGGACGCCGTCGCCCCGCCGGCGAGCTAGCGTGAGGATCGATGTGAGAAGCGTGAAAGAGGCGTGGCGCGGTTCACCGCGCCGCATGGCGGCCGGCGCGGCGGTGACCGTCGTGGTGGTCGCGCAGGCGGTCCTGCTCGTCGCCCACCAGCAGCAGCTCGACGCGATGCGGATGCAGCGGGTCGGTCTCGAGGACGGCGGCAGCGGCACCCACCAGGGGCCGCCCGGTCCGCCCGGCCCCTCGGGCCCGTCCGGCGACCCCGGCCCCACCGGGCCCACGGGCCGGCCGGGGGAGCACGGCGACGACGGCGACGACGGCCGCCGTGGCCCCTGGGGGAGGAGGGGACGCGACGGCAGGGACGGCATCGTCATCACCTACAAGTGACGCCATCCTGAAGGCGGGAGGCGGTCACGGCTCGTCGAACGCCCCGTGCCGCCCCGCACCCCCGGCGAACCGGGCCGCGCCCTCCGACGCCTTCGCCAGCACCGCTCGCCCGTGCCGGAGTTCACGGCCCATCGCCTCCTCCTCGCGCAGTCCTTCCTGGTCGAGAACCGAGGCCCGGTCGGAGCGCAGGCAGTCCTGGGGGAAGCGGGCGATGGCCGCCGCCAGTTCCTCCGCCTCGGCGCGGGCACGGCCGGACGGGACGACGCGGTCCGCGAGGCCGATGGCGTGGGCCTCGGCGGCCGGGACCGGGCGGCCGGTGAGGATCATGTCCATGGCCCGGCCGGTGCCGATCAGCCGGGGCAGCCGCACCGTACCGCCGTCGATCAGCGGTACGCCCCAGCGCCGGCAGAAGACGCCGAACACCGCGTCCTCCTCCGCCACCCGGAGGTCGCACCACAGGGCCAGCTCCAGACCGCCCGCCACGGCGTGCCCGGCCACGGCCGCGATCACCGGCTTGGACAGCCGCATCCGGGTCGGCCCCATCGGGCCGTCGCCGTCCGGTGCGACCCGGTTGCCGCGCCCGGTGCCGATCGCCTTCAGGTCGGCGCCCGCGCAGAACGTGCCGCCCTCACCCCACAGCACCGCCACGCGCGCCTGCTCGTCCTCCTCGAACGCCCGGAAGGCGGCGGCCAGTTCGGCCGCCGTCGGACCGTCGACCGCGTTGCGCGCCTGCGGGCGCGACAGGACGACCGTCGTCACCTGACCCCGCGACTCCACCCGAACCGGCACCGTGACTCCTCCTCGCCGAGCTGCTGGAGGGGCCACTGTGCCGTACCCGGACCCCGGACGGTTGACGTCAAGCAAACTTGAGGTCCTACGTTGGACCCATGAGCATGGAAACCACCGCCTGGACGCAGCTGCACAGCGTGATGACCGCGCAGCAGCAGCGCCGGCCCCTCGCCCGCGCCACGCTGCGCCGCATCGCCGCCTTCGCCCGACCGCACCGCGCGGGCATCACCCGGTTCGTCGTGCTCGGCATCGTCACCGCCCTGCTCGCGGTCGCCACCCCGGTGCTCGCCGGACGCGTGGTCGACGCCATCGTGGCCGGCCACGACTCCGGCCGGGTGGTCCGGCTCTCGCTGCTCATCGCGGCGGTCGCGGTCGCCGAGGCCGGGCTCGGCATCCTGGTCCGGCGGCTGTCGGCGACGCTGGGGGAGGGGCTCATCCTCGACCTGCGCACGGCCGTCTTCGACCACGTCCAGCGGATGCCCGTCGCCTTCTTCACCCGCACCCGCACCGGCGCCCTGGTCAGCCGCCTCAACAACGACGTGATCGGCGCCCAGCGGGCCTTCGCCTCCACCCTGTCCGGCGTGGTCACCAACGTGGTCACCCTGGTGCTCACGCTCGCCGTCATGCTCGCCCTGTCCTGGCAGATCACCCTCCTCGCCCTGGTCCTGCTGCCGGTGTTCGTGCTGCCCGCCCGCCGGATGGGCAGCCGCATGGCCCGGATGCAGCGCGAGGCGGCCGAGCTGAACGCGGCCATGGGCACCCGGATGACGGAACGCTTCTCCGCGCCCGGCGCCACCCTCGTCAAGCTGTTCGGCCGCCCCGGTGAGGAGTCGGCCCAGTTCGCCGCCCGCGCCGGCCAGGTCCGCGACATCGGGGTACGCACCGCCACCGCCCAGTCGGTGTTCATCACCGCCCTCACCCTGGTCTCCGCCCTCGCGCTGGCCCTCGTCTACGGCCTCGGCGGCTGGTTCGCGCTGCGCGGCACCCTGGAGGCCGGCGCGGTCGTCTCCCTCTCCCTGCTGCTCACCCGGCTCTACGCCCCGCTCACCTCGCTCGCCGGGGCCCGGGTGGAGGTGATGAGCGCCCTGGTCAGCTTCGAGCGCGTCTTCGAGGTGCTGGACCTGGAGCCGCTCATCGCGGAGAAGCCGGACGCGGTCGCGGTGCCGGAGGGCCCGGTCGCCATCGAGTTCGACGACGTGCGCTTCGCCTACCCGGCCGCCGACAAGGTCTCCCTCGCCTCGCTGGAGGAGGTCGCCGCGCTCGACGTACGCGGCGGCGCCGAGGTGCTGCACGGCGTCTCCTTCCGCGCCGCCCCCGGCGAGACCGTCGCCCTGGTCGGCTCCTCCGGCGCCGGGAAGTCCACCATCGCCCAGCTCCTGCCCCGGCTGTACGACACCGACAGCGGCGCCGTACGGGTCGGCGGGATCGACGTACGGGACCTGAGCGCGACCTCCCTGCG comes from the Streptomyces seoulensis genome and includes:
- a CDS encoding putative leader peptide: MTRLETVTGRSGRTPSRAPLLKAPLLTSRLHIDLLRVCSAIGPRL
- a CDS encoding bifunctional o-acetylhomoserine/o-acetylserine sulfhydrylase codes for the protein MSSQPIDSVTAGHTPDEPPAGPDTSAWSFETRQIHAGAAPDPTTGARATPIYQTTSFVFQDTQHAADLFSLAEPGNIYTRIHNPTQDVFEQRIAALEGGVAAVALASGQAAETLALLTLAGAGDHIVSSASLYGGTYNLFRHTLPRLGIEVSFVDDPDDAQAWRAAIRPNTKALFAETLGNPRGNVLDVRAVADVAHDAGVPLIVDNTVPTPYLLRPIEHGADIVVHSATKFLGGHGTAIAGVVVDGGTFDFGAHPERFPDFSEPDPSYHGLRYWPALGPGAYAVKLRVQLLRDLGPALSPHSAFLLLQGVETLSLRLERHSANALALAEWLQGRDEVAAVHYPGLASSKWYEAGRKYLPRGSGAIVSFELRDGVEAGKRFVDAVELFSHLANIGDVRSLIIHPASTTHSQLDEEQLTATGTAPGLVRLSVGIENLDDLKADLEAGFRAAKGAS
- the metX gene encoding homoserine O-acetyltransferase MetX; amino-acid sequence: MSTVPRARPAPPRPPVTGAWRDGDPAGRRRWHSSGTPLRLEAGGELPGLRLAFETWGRLAPDRSNAVLVLHALTGDSHVSGPAGPGHPTPGWWDALVGPGRALDTDRWFVVAPNVLGGCQGSTGPASPRPGTDRAWGGAFPFLTQRDQVAAEAGLADALGIERWALVAGGSMGGMRAMEWAVSYPERVGALLLLATTASASAEQIAWAGIQLGAIRADPHWRGGDYHSTGRGPVDGLGLARRLAHVTYRAEAELQTRFGRAPQGGEDPWHGGRYQVGSYLDHHAEKLVRRFDAGSYVVLTEAMNAHDVGRGRGGARSALAGVRAPALVAGVDSDRLYPLSQQRELAALIPSADGVRVVESPYGHDGFLIETEQVGRLVAELLR
- a CDS encoding N-formylglutamate amidohydrolase — its product is MSEPSFELLPGDPASPVLLHVPHSARTVPEEVRAGLLLDDTALERELDHITDAHTAELALRASELAGMRPWRFVNRLSRLVVDPERFPDEREEMRAVGMGAVYTRTTHREPLRAEDTDQVPLIEKYFEPYARALTEAVSERLAATGRAVVIDVHSYPSRPLPYELHGEGPRPAVCLGTDAFHTPPGLTAAARSAFSPYGKTGLDSPFSGTYVPLAHYGRERRVSALMVEIRRDTYMTEPGGPPGPGLEQLAAALAVLVDAVG
- a CDS encoding NADP-dependent isocitrate dehydrogenase, whose protein sequence is MTDSTIIYTYTDEAPALATHSFLPVIQAYAAQAGVPVETRDISLAGRIIAVFPEYLNEDQRIPDALAELGDLAKTPAANIVKLPNISASIPQLKAAVAELQAKGYALPDYPEDPKTDEEREVRARYDKIKGSAVNPVLREGNSDRRAPASVKNYAKNHPHRMGAWTPESKTNVATMGENDFRSTEKSTVIAEDGTLRIELVAEDGTTTVLRESVPVRKDEVVDASVMHVAELEQFLAAQVARAKEEGVLFSVHLKATMMKVSDPIVFGHVVRAFFPKTFAKYGQTLKSAGLSPNDGLGGIYKGLEGLPEGAEIKASFDAELAEGPALAMVDSDKGITNLHVPSDVIVDASMPAMIRTSGHMWGPDGEEHDTLAVIPDSSYAGVYQAVIEDCRANGAYDPSTMGTVPNVGLMAQKAEEYGSHDKTFEVATAGTVRVTDADGNVLIEQPVAEGDIFRACQTKDDPIRDWVKLAVTRARATGDPAIFWLDETRAHDANLIAKVNQYLTEHDTEGLDIRVLPPVEAAKLSVERIRRGENTISVTGNVLRDYLTDLFPILELGTSAKMLSVVPLMAGGGLFETGAGGSAPKHVQQLVKENYLRWDSLGEFFALVPAFEQYAEATGNTRAKVLADTLDRATATFLNEDKSPTRRVGGIDNRGSHFFLSLYWAQELAQQTDDADLAKAFAPFAEALAADEQKIVDELLAVQGSPADIGGYYQPEKAKADAVMRPSATWNAALGSLS
- a CDS encoding glutathione S-transferase C-terminal domain-containing protein; amino-acid sequence: MPITAPTALPTVRHSSAFRGRLGQDARSGHYAVPHRYRLHLSTADPDGLRLAIGHSLLGLDASCPVTLLPAVPDAPDGSHTALRPLYEASAHRYSGPAPAPVLSDAWSGRIVSTHAPDILRDLDLFPRAGGDPLRPCGWESTVDAVERLCAEGIEQAAQRAGRADEDPAGRAAALEVLLDTLSRLERRLAEDEYLAGGRLTAADIDLWVSLVQLDTVHRCHLDASAVHRITGFTALWSYARRLAAHPAFGTHLDLDGIARRHHGHCQGLEAAGAAVQILDWAAHAAKQG
- a CDS encoding DUF4186 domain-containing protein; this translates as MTSHRDPEPRSEPEPFTPPSPAALDARLDSITRQPFRARFHLRGRDRVTAGLKGPATIRWHAYDLIAGRLAPAQPYKDGKQTPYRGHPVFVAQHATGTCCRTCLLRDHGIPRGRDLTRAEHVYVVEVICRWIEREMTGGAR
- a CDS encoding alpha/beta fold hydrolase; protein product: MSQILSIARPDSVRSVRLDTGRGTFAAFTAAPPAPRGTALLVPGFNGSKEDFLPLLPGLAEAGYRVVAIDQRGQYETGPASENPSYAPEGLAADVVALAGVLGGPVHLVGHSYGGLVSRLAVLNSPSAHTTWASLTLLNFGPAAVSEPTRERLELLLDALRTTPVLELWPFLRPQDGGVSEEVLAFLSDRWARNAPEALRLAAERMITEPDRSEALRDSGIPLSVVFGTPEDTWPEREAAAMARELGARYTEIMGGGHSPNVYEPEAVIEALTSFWNA